TTAAACACTTCAATAACCGATGTGATCTTGACTAAagtctaataaattattttttgagatAAATCTTTATGAATAAATCCGTCACGTGTGGTTGTTACAGTGTCAATGTTTTTGTTCGAATAATATTCCTCTTATGGAAAACGAAATTAGACTGCGAATGTTTATGAACAATAAAAACATCCAAACTGGatataaaaaagaatgaaatattcaaataaaatttgtacgacaaaatgcaaaaaaatttgttaaataatgtaTCATTTCAGAGCTTTCAAAAGAATATGTATAAAAGTACATTCGCGGTCCATTAATTAAATCGGTGATATTGGTCACGAAAATCACGTGTAAAATCGTATTTAATTTCCGAGGTGAATAAATCTAGGACATCGTTCAAAAAGCATTATCAGAGCGTACTGGATGCAGCAAGCAATAATCGATCAACTATGCCACTATCGCACAAAGACGACAAAAAAAGCGGTTCATGCATAAAAACACAAATTGATATAATAACATGCATAGTTTGGTAGGCATGCAGtatgaaaagaaaaatgataGTGTAAAAACGTGTATCCCTAAAGCATACCATAGTGTTAAACACTAAACGATAATGTTAAAGCCATAAGCGCTTTTAATACTAACAATCAGTACGTAGTAAATACCAACAAACAGCAATGCGAGGTTCTATTAACGATTATTGGCATAAACCAAGATTCTTCCTTCAGACATTTTGTTTCGCATTGCTTCTTGTCGAAGTACCATCATTAGGTGCCATTTTGATAAAGTAACTTTCATAATGATGATTTAATTTTTGCCAAAATTAACTTCTGGTTATGAATATTTTTACTTGGAATATTTCATTAAGATTATCTTTAATAATAAAGATTTTGTACTGTAATATTTGATACGTTGACTACCTTAGGAGATTAATAATACATgagatttcaaatattaattaaataaaaaatgttaaataccaTTATTGTGATAATGGAAGCTAGAAAAATGAGAGAttgaatttaaaactttaacctgacctaacctaatctcaaTGTGCTTGATCATTTTCTTCATGGCTTTTCAAAATAAGTTAACCTCAAATTAAAGTCTGAGCTATcaaatgtattaattaaatttattaaattacttgttaaatttatagaattaattaaatttgtgtaaAAACCATTCTTTGGAAAAGTAATAGACATCTAGGTTCTTCATACCTCAATAAATATTTCTCTATTAATTTCTCAGTATTTGAGAAATGtgattttgaaagaaaaagtaACTTACATAAATAGcatcaaaatatataatttttttattctgcaaatgttttacatttaaactgtaattattttctaattgctttcaatattttcattgtGGTAGTCAATGTATCAACCATACACTGGgtactaatattaattataatattaatatttaattcccacatacccataatatttattattaaaaataatataatagtcaCTAAAAGCTTGTAATACAAGATGGTCCAAAAGTCACaagaagttttagaaatttaattaatcttttatttttaattctttctttCACAATAAGATCTTTTAAGAAAGTAATTATAAGAAACTTCATTATTAAGTAGCgtgtaacaattttattataatatttcatatggaaaatttacatttgaatTCATTTATAAAGAGATGTAAAAAATGATACAGTTACTAAAATTGGATATTTTTAAAGAGTAACAAAGAACATTGacaaaagaacaaaaatttgccaaattaaagatagttataatatttacaaaatattatgaTAAAAGATATTGTGAAGTTTACAATATAATAACAAATTCTTGAGAACTAAAAACTGCAAGTTCATTACTTCTCTAATCCTTAAATAGCGTAGTTAGATCTTTACTTAATCCATGatctataatttaaatttaattataaattcatattcattaatatttttgatttcTTACTACTTTCTTAGATATTATTTTTGAAcccataaaatattattatacttgatgAATATTTAAACTATCCATTTAGAAATTGGAGTGTTTGAAATGTGACTAGTGTTGTCAGAGAATGAAACCTGACTTCTGGTCCATCCTGAATATAATTGTATCAATTATCAAAGTTGATTATCAAAATGTAATTCGATACTATAGCCGAGCtagtaatattatataattaatgtataattaacGACTAAGAATACCATACAATACTGACCATCTTGGTCTTCATGCAGGGTAGAATGCATGGAATCGATGGAGTCCAGCTTTCGCTTGATTCCGCGGCCGAGGGCATGTTCCCTGCCCTCGCACCTCACTGTGCTCACCACACCTTCGGCTTGCTTCAACGTCTCTGACGTATAGATCTGTCAAATACAACTCGATCAACTCAGGCACAAGCCTACCAGTCACATGCTAATATTCATATCAATCTATCGACATCCGAACCGCTCATTTCGATTCGATAAACCCCTTTTTCTCTCTCTGGTTCTCGTTCACTCTTTGTTCCAGCAAGATCCTCATCATTCTTTCGACCGAGCGTGAAAAACACAAGTGAActgaatattataaaagaaagaACAAAGGAAACGTAAGAGCTACCAGAACAGAATGATCATTGATTCGACGCGATAACAAACGTTTTGAAAGAATGACGCGACAAACGTACAGAGAGTTACTGGAAAACTTACGTTTTCTACGCTATCGGTGGCCGAATATGACACGTTCAAAATTTCATTCTTCGATGCATGCAAACGAGAAAAATGATATATACCAACGTGACAAAATCCAAACTCTGATTACGCATGCTCATCGCAagattttcatttctttttttcgtttcgaatatttaggaatatgtataatttttatcaaaGAATGTATTGCttagcaaaaatttattttttctctgtttgccattataaaaatttatagttttttTTTCGTTCAGTTGACCCGTTAACACACGGTCGATAATACAAATTACATTATTGCAATGTACGTTATAAATAATAACGCTAAAAGCGAGTTGAATCCGCTCGGCCCACGAAAGTGTCGGCCACGTGAAAAATCAATAACGTTaaatacaaactaattacaaaCTTAATAAGTATCGATTAAAACGAGTGTATCAAACCCTTGCGAGCAAGGTAATGCCACTGATGTCCAatgtaaaatgtacaaaatcaaTGAATCAACCCGTACGAAAGAAAGATGCTCATTCGTCCGACGATGAGTCTGTCTCCTCACCGTCGTCAGCCTCTTGCGCATATACGaattgattgtaaatgtatggaTTTATATAGGTCTGTTTGCTGGGCGAATAATTAACGACAGCAATGCCATTAGAATCAGACCTGTAATTGTACAAATGAGGATAGAGCCCAGCTGGCGCGGCGATACCgacgtttacaaatttttcataattttcgttCGAGGGACAATAAGAGACTCCGACGTTCTGGTCTAAAGATTTATCTTCCAAATTCTGATCTATGTCATCTTGCTCTACCATGTTCTGCGCTATTTGCGTATCAATTTGATCGGCAGTCCCGATGCAAGGCTTAGGATCGAATTTCGTTTGCGGTAACATCGTATAATGCGCATGGTCTGGCACTAAAGTTTGCTGTCGATAAACGTTTGCATTGTGAACGTATTGTTGGCTATGATAGAGGATCGGCTGATAATGACCGTGACCTACAACCGGTAACGTATTGACATCCATCTCCGTATAAGAGACATCCGTCATTTCTTTAGTAACGCTTAGTTGATCTTCCACGAGGGAGTGGTCCATTGTGTCTGAATATATGGAATGATTTGGTGATGATGTGTCCATATGCTCCTGTGAGTCAGCGTATGTGTTTTCAGGGTGTGTCGTATCGGCTGGCTGGTGCATGTCTGTTAAGGTTAGATGACGGTGGACTTGATCTACATGGGTACCAACCTGGATCCCAGTAGTCACCGTCGATTCCACATATGTCTTTCCATGAAGACCTGGCTGACTAAGAGTGATTTCCTTCGTAGTGATACCTTGAATTCGCCAATCCTCGGACGCGACTGGCACGTCGCCTGAATCCGGCTCGCTGCTTGACACGCAATGAACCATTGGCTGGAAATAATAATCGATTACGGTCGATGTTTGGATTAATTAAACCAGAGATGGCTAACGGGGGCTCGAGAGCGGTTTCCATCCCTACTTTCTCGGTTCATCGAGGTGTAGACCACCATATTTACTTGTGCTGTGATTTGGTGCATCTTCGGGTTAACACAGGGTATACATGAAGTGGTGATTAGCCAGCTGAATTGTGGGAAAATAGAATGAGTGATGGTGGCGGGACAGATTCACCGACGATGGGGACACAGCTCCCGTCAGGGGAGTTAGCCATCCCTGGATTAGACAATTGTTTTCTTCCTTTAACATCTTATTCTGAATGAAatcaacttttattattaacttaataatttacaCGTTACAAAAGAAATTCACGCTAACGGTAATCTACTTTGTAATATGGGGCTTTGTTTTCGAGGTTTCTGCTATTTTGATATGGAGATCCACACTTACATAGAAAAACGTGGACGTGTGAGCAAAAATACCGAGCCAGGATTCGAATCCAGGTCTTTCATTTGCCAGGTGACTCTAACTATTCACAAGAGACTCCCTAGTCTCTTAAGACACAAATGGCTGCTGTCTACAATGTAAATAGTCTCTTAATGTTTGACAGGGATATCTTTATAGATACAAGTCTCTTAAGCTTAATTACCTAAGCTTTCAATTGACTTAACAAGTTCGAAACGGTCGATGTTAACAGAGGCTACTCTTCAACATCGCTATCAATAAATCGTGAATCGTTCAAGACCATAATCGAACGTGTACTGGTGAAACTCACAACCGTTATCCATCTGCATTCACCGCTACCGTGGgtcaaaacagaaaaattgttGCAGCACGCCACAATAAGTATCTGTAAACTGCAAAATCCATGCGTACcaaaactcttattattaataatcaacTATCTTCTAAACTCTTTCATTTCTACtcctgtaatatctcgaaaacgaaGCTCCAGATTGCAAAATGATACTCTTCACTTTTAACAcaaacaaaatttcttttaactACTTGCAGTACGTTTCGCTGTTATAAAACATTTATCACAtcaaattattgtttaaaaGTTGAGTATTACCGTGGAGGAAGAGTGATGCCTTGCAGGTGGCGCTGGCGAAGCCGCTCCATGCGTTGTAGTATCCACAGCAGGACTATTCGACCTGTGACTATTTCCTGGACTGTGTGTGGTGGTGTCTGGAGGAGATCCTTGCCTCATCATCGCTGACTGAGCCATGTTCGCTTGATTCCCAGCTGTTTGGGTCGATACAGAATGTCTCGCCATCAGCGGACTGTGTTGGTCGCTTTGCTGGGCCGTTTTCTCAACGACAGTCGTGCTGCTGCTAGCAAGAACATATTGTTGCTGCTCAATGTTCTGCTCCGAAGACGGGGAATTCACGCTGCTTTTCGGGGAGGTAGGTGCTTTTCCTTGAATCATTCCGGAACTTAAAATGTACGACTGATTGTGGTCAATGTTCAGCGAAGGATCGACGGTCGTCCCGTTGGAGGCTGCAGCTTGAAAATTAGGTATCTGGTTGTTGGACACCATGGTCGTTTGTTGCTGTACAATCGTCGTGTTTTGTTGAACAAAAGTTGTGTTCTGTTGATTGGGTGCCGACGACACAGCAATGTTTTGCGCAGTTCCGCAAGGTACCATCAAAGTTTGCCCGTTCATCTGAATAAATTCCTGTTGGCCCTGCATATTGGTCGGCCTAACTTGCGAGGTATTGAATGTCACTTGCTGATTAGGACTGACGTTCGCCACTATCGGGCTCAACTGATTCCCGAACGATGTTGTTCCGTTCACCAGAAACTGGCCGCTGTTCGGCGACAGGAATTGTGCGCTTGGACTGTGTTGTTGAATAATTTTTCCACCGGCTGTCTGCGGTGCTCGGATAACCATTCCAGCAGGACCAGCTGCTAAAATGCTTTGACTCGGGTTAAATATTCCGCTGTGGCTTTGCACTGGAGTTAACACATTCTGACCGTTCACGTTCTGTATTTGTAGCTGCATACCGATGTTGCCTGTATCTTGCAGCAAGGTCGCAGTTCCATCAGCAGACATGACCATGCTTCCTATGCCAGGGACGATAAATTGCTGAATAGTAGGGAAATTCTGAACCATTCCAGTGGCCCCGTTCAGTAAATTTACTGGTTGAAGAAGGTTGATTTGCTGAGTCGGTTGAGGGTTGGTGATGATCTGCTGAGCATTGAACTGTGCCGATGTTGTACCAGCCTGTCCGTTCATAACCAACTGAGCTGGAGCTCCACCTTTCCCTGGCACGATGGTCAACGCTTGCAACATCGGACCACCTATGCTCTGAGTCTGGAAATTTTGTTGGGCGAAGTTCGACTGTGACTGCATCAGCATGCCAGTATTCTGCTGTGAAGAAGCGATGTGCAACATCGAGGCTACTGTTTGCGGATTTGCCTTTCGTTTTTTGTACCCTTTCTTTTTACTCATTGCCGATTCGGGTGACAACAATGCTGGCTGTCGATTCACCATTCCCTGATTTGTGCTGACGTTCCTCGCGACATCTTGATTAGCGTCCAGAATCGACTGAGCGTTTTGTATCACGTTGCCAGTCGCAACGGTTAGATGCGGTATTTGAACGTTCTGACCTATGCTGTCCATTGTCATGACACCGGGCTGTATAAGTACTGGAGTTTGAATGGTGTTCACCAGCACCGTAGGTTGTCCTATAACTTGCTGAGCCACGCCAACAGCAGGGATGACTTGACTAACAGCTCCCGTGACACTAGTGACCATGGGTGACACCGACAGTGGTggcatagaattagaattagaaataattttcgGAGGAGGAGGTGCCATTACACCGTTGATGCCTGATCCCGTGCTGGCCATTATAAGCTGCCCGCCGTTAGATACGAGTATATGGCCAGGAGGTAAGGTTGATCCAGCGGGATGTTTCAGTATACCGCCAGACGTAAGCACATTGTGAACCTGAACATTGGACTGAGGATGCTGCTGCGTtagttgttgctgctgttgctgatTTTGTGGCTGTACCGGTGAACTAGTACTAGCCTGAGGTACTTGTATGCTACTGACGACGCTTTGAACCATCTCTAACGGTGACTTCGAGACACTAATCGCTATCGATGGTTGACTACTTGGAAGCGAGGAAGTTGTAGTCACGGTAGTAGTTGGTACATTCGTTAGAGCCGTTGATGGCTGAGGTTTGTTCGAAAGTATGTCTGGTATGGCGGGATTCGGTATTCCAGAAGGTGTATTAATCGATACGGTAGCGGTGTTTGCCCTTCCAGCTAGCACAGACGTGATAGTATTGCTGCTAACAGTATGTCCACTCGCCATTGTGGTTATCACCGATGAGGTACTATTAAAATGATTCATTGGTATTCTAGAAACGGCATTCACGGTGTGCGGATGTGGCTGATAACCATCCAAAGACGACTGTCTCGTAGTCTGCCGTTTCACTATTTGAGACGTCACGTTGTCCGAAGTAGAAGTAGACGTTTGCGAGGATGACGTGCTAGAAGGAACTACATTCGAGCTGGTTGTGGCGGAACAAGGCGTATCGGAACGCTGTTCCTGAACACCGCTGCTCATCGAAGATTGTGACGGCTGTTGGGCCTGAGGCGTTAAAGGTTGAGATGGCACTTGACCAGACATTGAATGTGAATGAGGTGTTGGCGGTTGCGAATAACTATGTGGCGTCGACGGCTGAGACGAAATAAGACTTTGCGGAGTCGCCGGTTGCGATATTCCAGGCGTGGATGAAGCTGGTGTATCCGAATTTGCTGGACTGTTCGTGCCGATGGGAGACCCATGACTCGTGCTCACAGTACCACCCTGAATTGGTCTTGAATCGGCTTGCTGTTGATTGTTCTGATACTGTTCTCCAAACGTGGACGACGTAACGGGATCTTCACGCTGATCCGAATGTATCAGGTATTGCCGCTGCATTTGCTGTTTGTACTGATCCTGCACGTAAGACTGCGTGTCAGCACTGGTAACACAACCTTGACAAGGACTACTTTCGGAATCTGTTCCTCCGCTGCTGGACGTCGGTGTCATGCTGCTGTGCACAACAACTGGGGAGGTTGCGTGATTCTTCACAGAATTAAACGTAGACGTACTGGTGGGGCTGGTGCCGGAAGAAGGCTTTGGTTGTGGAAGATAAGAATTATTAGACAGATGCGATCCATGGTTTGTCTGTGGTGTTTTGGAATTGTTGATCATTCCCACTTGAGAACTGCTGACACCAGTCTGTCTCGATATCGTGCTGTTCAGCAGAGCAGTCTGCTGCGCGAGGTAACCGCTAGGATCTTCTAAGAACGATGGGCCACTGCTGTTGACGGTCGAACCTATCTGATTATTACTTTGCTGATTCTTTTCGTTAAACTCGTCGATCGGACTCGACGCAGATTGGTCCAGACTGTTACTCCTGACATCCGTAACGCTATGCTGACGTTGCTTTTTCACCATAATCTTACTGGACTTCGCCTTCTTTCGCGCTACCTCATCGGTCCAGGTAGAAGCTTGTGGAATGTGATGATGCAGAGGTGGAACACGATCGAAGGAGTTACAAGTGATATTCTGGACTGTGACGAGAGAAGGCTGATGAGAACTCGAGGCAGATCGGTTTTGTTGCCAGGGCGGTGTTCTCGAATTGAAATGCATGTTACCGGGCTGCCCGTTTGGTCCCATTCCAGGTTGTGCTTCAACAGCATGATTGGTGTTCGGGCTCCTTCCCGTTAGATTAGACAAAGCGTATTGCTGCTGATGTTTGACATCGGCAACGGTTCCTTTCGAGGTATCGAAATTTCTCACAGGATACTGAACCTGATTCTGCGTGTACATACGTTGCATGTTTTCGTGCGAATTATTTTGTAGGTTTCCGTTTTGTACGACGTGATGCCGCTGCagcgtgtgattgtgcaacagaagttgttgttgttgctgctgctgctgcatcTGTTTCGCGTTCAGATCCTCGTCGCTAACGGAAGGGGCACGATTGTGTCTGTTCTGAATATCAGCGGCACTCATCACGGAACCCGGCGCTTGTTGTTGCATCACGTCTAAGGAATGATGATTCAACTGTTGATTAGGATACTGAGATTGCACGCACACTTGAGACACCTGTTGTTgatgctgctgttgttgctgctgctgcaaCTGCTGAATTTGCATTTGGAAATGATCCGCCGATTGAGCCTGCATCAGGTGTTGATTAGGCTGATGTTGCTGGGCTTGTTGCTGCATCTGATGTTGGTGGATTTGATGCAACTGCGGATGAAGTGTTGTTTGCGACACCTGCGATGGCTGCATGTGGTGCACGTAATTCTCCGAAGAATGCTGAGGATTGTAATTCCCTGATTGCTGTTCGACGTCTTGACTCAGATGTTGCTGCGTTTGCTGCTGTTGCATCTTATGCTTCTGCGTTTGCTGCATATGcagttgctgctgctgttgctgctgattCAGGTGCTCCTGTTGTTGCATCACGTGTAACGACTGTTGATTTAACTGATTAACGTAATGAGGAGCTTGCTGCTGCGTTAACTGATTCACAACGGCATTCTGATGTTGTTGCTGTTCATGTTGATGTAAAATCTGCATATGTTGCATCTGTTGATGATGGGGTAACAACTGCTGCgactgttgttgctgctgttgctgttgctgttgcgaTATATGTTGTTGCATaagttgttgctgttgctgctgctgttgttgcagTATAAGCTGTTGGTGTTGTTGCTGTAAcagctgttgctgctgctgagTCATGTTGTTAAAATTAGCGCCTTGCTGATTCATGATCAGCGAATTTCCCATCAGCATCCCTGACATGTTATGCTGACCTAACCTCTGCTGAGGGTTTCTCGTTGCACAGCCGTTTACGTCCTGATTCTGCAGGGGTGAGTTTAATGTCTGATGACAGATCTGCTGGTTACTCTGTTGAACTTGCAGATTGGGAATAGCGATTGGCCACACCTAAAATGTAAACGATTGTTTCGTATTACTAATATgttacaaacattaaatataatataaagtttaatataaattgataacTAAATAGAAggttgatttttattaaaattatgacaTTACCTGCGATCCATTAGGCACCGGTGAGCCTTGCACTCCAGACGCTGCAACAATAGCCCTTTCGCGTTGTGCCATAAGTTGTGAGACCGAAACTCCGGAAAAAATGTTCCCTATTCCCCCtagttttctcttctttttcttgttGAGACCATCTGTCgaacaaaagaaaattcatGTCGGTTCAGTCGTACGAAGAAATTCAGTTATTAAACGCTTAACGTATTAAGAGAATAGTTCTTAATGGAATGCCCAAGGCGCGGTAACTCTTCGAGGTCgtggaaaattaaaatacaactCATTTCCCTAACCCTAATTTTAACCCTCCGCTTATTATTCAAGCGCTGCTTCAGCCTTCTTAATGAACAGGCGTCCCATTTGAAGTTCCGCCGCAAGGTTAAATCCTATTTAACGTAACAATTTCGGGATTCGTGTCCCTTAGTCGCCAACTTCCATTTTATCTTccttacaaattaatattttttttcttaatccACGACTGTTTCGACAACCATATCACTTAAAAATACttcttcaaacaattcaaatttgtttataattatatgCAGTTGATTTCAAGAACTGTCATTATGAAATTAAAGGAGGCACAAAATAAAAGATAAGAACCCGAAGAATTCGTGCGTAacaaatgattataaaatatctGAAGAAGAAATAATTCATACGCTCGAAACCGAATAAAATTGTACGACCCTTTTACAGTGAATGGTCGACAAGCTGCCATAACAAGCGTTCACACTACGAAATTACCTTGATTTACGAGGATAGCAGAAAGCAGAATGGTGAAAGGGTGGCAAAGGGGATGGTTTTCAATGGCGGTCTTTTATCCGTAAGCCTACAGCGGATAATTATTCTCCACGGTTACAACGGGGGAAGATAATTCGGAAGCGAGAGAAGGAAGACGAAGAGGATGAAGAGGAGAACGAATGAAAGAGAGGTAGGGCGGAAGTACTAATGAATCTACCTAGAAGAAGGGCAGGTTGTCTGCGACGGTAGTTTAACCCGATTTCCAAGGGGGTGAAGATTTACGTAAAATCTTTGAAGCATTTCGTGGCTTTCGGGGGTGGATTGTATGAACGCATCAAATCTCCCTCTTTAACCCTCCAAAAATCTGCAGTCAATGGCGTATAAATATAAAGCG
This Megachile rotundata isolate GNS110a chromosome 7, iyMegRotu1, whole genome shotgun sequence DNA region includes the following protein-coding sequences:
- the LOC100879726 gene encoding uncharacterized protein LOC100879726 isoform X5; amino-acid sequence: MAGKPEQPSTHPAPPNHGHHHHHYQQQQQQQHQQQQEQQQVHPQHAQGIQQNSVLVYVSGENFAYATAVGQNAAAAAAAATAVGYQSPQQATYAGILPPQVATAATTFPAKTAIYCNDNSGVVGGTANNCCRLKPLEYASADGDSSRSARSLSTGNAEDEEDYGTIVANNGLLYRQTNLVQAIGTPTATTMTCAVSTCDNKNPTNRSPLENDSSGGTESLAANNVEPIGRVNGSDMVPNKLFPSSRIHGEIYPPGARLVDGYSDSGRIVQGNSGEGCVGLLSDDACAAYARQGNETSQTSSSSSVFQGDSVEQRVNMEEKSRQQDGFDNQAGSSLSSSSSNVGISGGGSVVVGSGGSGATSCDSVRSDTGESSTYSSLSSPESQSQSAHDGLSTASVNGGGSCAQQAARQPPLPRINGSNNNNNTVQQNVVLTMNGSAVITQQQQQTITVPRGWKRICTNGVIIYISPSSTALGSLDQLKEYLTTVGTCKCGLECPLRPEQVFNFDPKVATRPWSPDQGKTREMTKLCNHKRKLLLPTTAAGSSVASCTPAVSSSSALSSGQAATAIHVNADSPTSPDKARKDGLNKKKKRKLGGIGNIFSGVSVSQLMAQRERAIVAASGVQGSPVPNGSQVWPIAIPNLQVQQSNQQICHQTLNSPLQNQDVNGCATRNPQQRLGQHNMSGMLMGNSLIMNQQGANFNNMTQQQQQLLQQQHQQLILQQQQQQQQQLMQQHISQQQQQQQQQQSQQLLPHHQQMQHMQILHQHEQQQHQNAVVNQLTQQQAPHYVNQLNQQSLHVMQQQEHLNQQQQQQQLHMQQTQKHKMQQQQTQQHLSQDVEQQSGNYNPQHSSENYVHHMQPSQVSQTTLHPQLHQIHQHQMQQQAQQHQPNQHLMQAQSADHFQMQIQQLQQQQQQQHQQQVSQVCVQSQYPNQQLNHHSLDVMQQQAPGSVMSAADIQNRHNRAPSVSDEDLNAKQMQQQQQQQQLLLHNHTLQRHHVVQNGNLQNNSHENMQRMYTQNQVQYPVRNFDTSKGTVADVKHQQQYALSNLTGRSPNTNHAVEAQPGMGPNGQPGNMHFNSRTPPWQQNRSASSSHQPSLVTVQNITCNSFDRVPPLHHHIPQASTWTDEVARKKAKSSKIMVKKQRQHSVTDVRSNSLDQSASSPIDEFNEKNQQSNNQIGSTVNSSGPSFLEDPSGYLAQQTALLNSTISRQTGVSSSQVGMINNSKTPQTNHGSHLSNNSYLPQPKPSSGTSPTSTSTFNSVKNHATSPVVVHSSMTPTSSSGGTDSESSPCQGCVTSADTQSYVQDQYKQQMQRQYLIHSDQREDPVTSSTFGEQYQNNQQQADSRPIQGGTVSTSHGSPIGTNSPANSDTPASSTPGISQPATPQSLISSQPSTPHSYSQPPTPHSHSMSGQVPSQPLTPQAQQPSQSSMSSGVQEQRSDTPCSATTSSNVVPSSTSSSQTSTSTSDNVTSQIVKRQTTRQSSLDGYQPHPHTVNAVSRIPMNHFNSTSSVITTMASGHTVSSNTITSVLAGRANTATVSINTPSGIPNPAIPDILSNKPQPSTALTNVPTTTVTTTSSLPSSQPSIAISVSKSPLEMVQSVVSSIQVPQASTSSPVQPQNQQQQQQLTQQHPQSNVQVHNVLTSGGILKHPAGSTLPPGHILVSNGGQLIMASTGSGINGVMAPPPPKIISNSNSMPPLSVSPMVTSVTGAVSQVIPAVGVAQQVIGQPTVLVNTIQTPVLIQPGVMTMDSIGQNVQIPHLTVATGNVIQNAQSILDANQDVARNVSTNQGMVNRQPALLSPESAMSKKKGYKKRKANPQTVASMLHIASSQQNTGMLMQSQSNFAQQNFQTQSIGGPMLQALTIVPGKGGAPAQLVMNGQAGTTSAQFNAQQIITNPQPTQQINLLQPVNLLNGATGMVQNFPTIQQFIVPGIGSMVMSADGTATLLQDTGNIGMQLQIQNVNGQNVLTPVQSHSGIFNPSQSILAAGPAGMVIRAPQTAGGKIIQQHSPSAQFLSPNSGQFLVNGTTSFGNQLSPIVANVSPNQQVTFNTSQVRPTNMQGQQEFIQMNGQTLMVPCGTAQNIAVSSAPNQQNTTFVQQNTTIVQQQTTMVSNNQIPNFQAAASNGTTVDPSLNIDHNQSYILSSGMIQGKAPTSPKSSVNSPSSEQNIEQQQYVLASSSTTVVEKTAQQSDQHSPLMARHSVSTQTAGNQANMAQSAMMRQGSPPDTTTHSPGNSHRSNSPAVDTTTHGAASPAPPARHHSSSTPMVHCVSSSEPDSGDVPVASEDWRIQGITTKEITLSQPGLHGKTYVESTVTTGIQKS